aatttagttCAGTTACATTACGTTTTACGTTGCTTATTTttaataaacatactcactacctttAGTTACGTTTCGTTCCGTTAATCTGCTCGATTGAGTAAGCACCCCTTCGGCTCTCCCTAAGGTTCTGTTAGCCTGCGAAAGAGTAGAACTTAATCTTGCGTTTTTCGAAGCAATTCTGCCGTTTTTCGATGAATCGTTCGAAAACCATCCCTGAGAGGAATAGTCTCTAGCATAGTCGGGCATActtcaacacgaccggtggtctctctctgagagtggcgcttaagccaccgcgctttatcgaccctcaagaatagtttagcgaacggttacattggcgcccaacgtggggcaacTATACAATCGCCCAACGAAGCAAACTTCGATCATGAATCAACTCGCATCAGTGCACACGTTGCATCAGTGCAGAACGTTGCTCGAAGCTTAATTTACGATTGCCTGAAGTATCTCTTTGTCTTACACGAATCCACCTCCTTCATTTCATGACGTATCCTTTAACATTACACGAAGCACGAATATCATTGAACAAAGCATAGTCACATTGCACGAAGCAAGCCTTAACAAAGCACGAAGCTTGACTCGTTATTGCACATACCATCTCATCCTTTACACAAAGCAGCCAAAACACCTGTTcacgaagaaaacaacatattgcACGAAGCACGGCTCACTACAGTGCCAAGCATATTTACCTAGCACGAAGCTTGACTCATAATTGCACGAAGCATCTCTCAACCTTGCACGAAGCAGCCTCTCTTAAACTACGAAACATCTTTTAACACTACACGATGTATAACTCCGGGCATCACATATTCTTAACCGAAGCATTACACGAGCTTACACAAAGATACATATACATATCAAGCATCGCACGTGTTCAACTATACTGCACAACAATCCACAAGCAGCATCATTCATCAAAACcaacaagcacagacaaacagacgtaacatttcgaacatttttcgattcaaattatagtcacggaaacatattcgcccaatgctaaaaggactttgtttggccgaccaccaactaggtggcggtagtgagcaaacgtctaactcgaacaaaaacgatgcgagcgccacggttgggcagttggccaactatcaaattttgaaaaagaccgttaaatcggtgtacgatgggaatcatcagagtgttacgtctgtttgtctgtgcaacaAGTGTACATTACACTCTTTACATCAAAACAGTATTTTTCAGTTTACCCAATAAACAACAAATTAAAAATtacagaaatcaaacaaaaaactcCGAATCCCGCTCGGTACTGCTGCATTCGTTACTTCTCAAACATTCATCACATAACAGCGGCACTAAATAAACAGTACCAACATCACATCACCCTATCAACAGGCACTAGACCACTGTTAGGTGACAACTGCTCATTACCACACTGAAACCTTTCTTCTATCCATCCGCCAAAACATGGTTCTGTCCTGGAGCGACACACCATAGACTAACAACAGTACACACCCTCCCACTGTTAAATCTCGCAATCGCCGCTTGGACCGCGAACGCATAACCGCAACAGTAATGAAaccaaaaaacaaacaaacaacgtcaTCACAAAAGCCAACACGCGCAttgcacgctaaggtcagtttacctatttttctaaaatatgggttaattttactcaaatttgcgtaaactttacgcaaatatgggtaaataaaactcatattttgcaaaagtgcacattcgcatttatgggtaatatttacccatatttgggttacaattaggtacacattacccatatttgagtgtcatttacgcatatttgcggttgtgcactttttggaaaaaaggtaaactgaccttagcgtgtgcgTTCCTTTCTTCATTCAGAATAGCCGCTTCCACTTCCAAACACAATCTTCTGAAAACACTGCAGCTTCGCTCCTGTTCAAAACAAACGCCGATTCACCGATCTACTTCTGCAACAACGAGACAATGGCCCCTTTTCACACCGCTGCCCGCACACAACAGATCATTTGATTTTTCATTGCAGTCTTTCTTTCACCTTTAATCGTCCATCCGATGTCCGAATCAaaatgttcattttgtttacatcccTTTTTCATGCGAAAACAATTAATTTTCTCCTCGTCGCCATTGTAACGACCCGATCAATATCCGCGCTATCCGCGTGACCAACCGAATGTCCGAACTAATCAGCCGAATACATGTTTACCGCGTCTTGAGAATGCGTCCGTACTGTTGTGTGTCCGAAGCCAGACTGTCGCTTCTCGTTCACCGTCCGACGGATGACATACACTCAAACGTGTATGTGTGAGCGCTATGTTACCAAACGAGGAAGCATCCGCAGGTGTCAAATCTGCATCTTTGGTATGACCGTTACAAATAgatagatagaaagatagaataaaatagatagaagaaTAGAAAACATAAGGATGAAAAACAGAATGCTGAGCAAtcaatgaaagaaaaaaaaaacagtgagagCAGAAAGTTATGAGAACCAAGAGAGTaacatggctgtgcgtctccagtcccGCACTCTGCAAAGGGTCCGCTGATCGTCCTTCACTCGGTCGATCCATATCGCTCGCTGCACACCActtcgtcttgtaccggtcggattgcCCTCGTGAACCATTTTTACCGgattgttatccgacatcctgatcctAGTGACCtgtcccgcccaccgtagccgcccgattttcacggtgtgaaCGATAATGGATTACCCGCAGGGAGTGCGTTGAAtgttggtcagcaggagtaaaataattttattttgtatggcgaaatgcatctaaactcgaattactcgaaatgaaaagcttttactggaaaaatatttggtaggcaccgaaccggtcatcattgtgcacaactgctatcaaatattttttcaaatattgtgttccacttcgagaaatacgcctttagatgctattcgccatacaaaatttttgcgatttacttttagcgatttttcgcgcatagaagctggctggagagtaggaaaacagccaaagcgcagacagacgttctagctcgaacaaatttattcaaattttctatgtaaattttcactagcgacacctaggcaaccgattgccacagtgcagtcgcgagcagttgacaatttgagaaaccacgtgcttccagccacttacttaccacccaattcaccacccaccgaaaaataaaatcaaaacaaacactgtcaaaatcattcctacatttgcgtcacattcacaaagatttcccaatgcgagtgaagttcatccaaatgcagttttattcaagcaaatctatgtaacattaaagtaataatgtgtaaaatattttacaagagtcctgcgctaatttgtgcaaaagattttagacattaaataaaagttatttactctgcacaaattacgtggaaacattattagcgtgcaacacgtgcggtcttttcccgccatccggctggaagacgaccgtggtgacagttgttggtcgcaacgcacatgtgaggcagcgattgaatatgaacgccgCTAACGCCATCTATTCGCTGATAGCCACTtggcaatggactacccgctttgcgcgcagccacagttgatcagcaggagtaaatcaatttaattttgtatggcaaaATGCacctaaacttgaattacttgaaatacaaagcttttcccgaaaaaatatttggtaggcttaatagtggtcaccattatgcacaaccactaccaaatattttttcgaataatgtgttccactttgaagaatttgcctttagatggtattcaccatacaatatttttgcgatttacttttagagatttttcgcgcatagaagctagcgccacattggtcgatgcggagagtaggaaaacagccgatgtagttaattcatttgtggcggccatgttttttacacaagctgctgagtcaaacttgaacgtctgtctgcggccaaagcatttaattcattgtactgaaacattgtcaatattgccATGCGTGcggtaccgttgactgaaaacattcttgatgctactatcacagagaacagacgtctatcttcgctttctgccttgtgtaaaactttgtaacggtcatatcagagtatgtggttatgctcccgttgcgctgCGCtggcgtcccatcacttacattgttgtgttgtcaaatttgtttccagtgctcgccgtttttggccgtttggcgcttgtgtcgctttgtgggctagtgtattttaacgattaaccctgccatcgtggggtcaaatcgactttatatgtggggcagtctccgttggtggcgttgaggtacacttaaatcttttacacacgatttcgacgtatttttgttcgagcttaaatgtctgttctctgtgctaccgcagacagacgttcaagtttgactcagcagcttgtgtaaaaaacatggccgccacaaattgccaagtggctaTCAGCGAATAGATGGCGTTAGcggcgttcatattcaatcgctgcctcacatgtgcgttgcgaccaacaactgtcaccacggtcgtcttccagccggatggcgggaaaagaccgcacgtgttgcacgctaataatgtttccacgtaatttgtgcagagtaaataacttttatttaatgtctaaaatcttttgcacaaattagcgcaggactcttgtaaaatattttacacattattactttaatgttacatagatttgcttgaataaaactgcatttggatgaacttcactcgcattgggaaatctttgtgaatgtgacgcaaatgtaggaatgattttgacagtgtttgttttgattttatttttcggtgggtggtgaatggactacccgctttgcgcgcggccacagttgatcagcaggagtaaatcaatataattttgtatggcgaaatgcatctaaacttaaaTTATTTGAAagacaaagcttttcccgaaaaaatatttggtaggcttaatagtggtcaccattgtgcacaaccactaccaaatattttttcgaataatgtgttacactttgaagaatttgcctttagatgctattcgccatacaatatttttgcgaattacttttagcgatttttcgcgcatagaagctagcgccactttggtcgatgcggagagtaggaaaacagccgatgtagttaattcattgggtggtaagtaagtggctggaagcacgtggtgtCTCAAATTGTCAACTgctcgcgactgcactgtggcaatcggttgcctaggtgtcgctagtgaaaatttacatagaaaatttgaataaatttgttcgagctagaacgtctgtctgcggtgctACTATTTTGACGTTGtattttttgaccatgtttatccaaGACGCGCAGCATTTAAGTCGACATGGTCGAAATGggaagcaatcagctgcgtttttgctagagtgccggtagaggcgcttttctgataaatgcggtaaacgtgataacagtgtaaagtaacggcgaaggtacgctatgcgatcgtagacggcactcgtgttccacgtgtttttcacatatacagcggcgccgcttggcacctatccactcgaaacatcatgcagaacacgggtggaaaatgccagtcaggaaaaaagaagtaaacatcttgaaatggactacccgcttggctcacacccacagttgatcagcaggagtaaatccattttattttgtatggtgaaaagcatctaaacttgaattacttgaaatagaaagcttttactgaaaaaatatttagtaGGCTTAATagcagtcaccattgtgcacaaccactaccaaatgttttttcgaataatgtattccacttcgataaatttccatttagatgctattcgccatacaatatttttgcgatttacttttagcgatttttcgcgcatagaagctagcgccacattggttgatgcggagagtaggaaaacagtcgatgtagttaattcatttctatggtgatgtaatcaatgaatgaattaactacatcggctgttttcctactccccgcatcgaccaatgtgtggcgctagcttctatgcgcgaaaaatcgctaaaagttaaTCGCAATAATAtggtatggcgaatagcatctaaaggcaaattcatcgaggtggaatacattattcgaaaaaatattcggtagtggttgtgcacaatggcgactactattaagcctaccaaatattttttcagtaaaagctttctatttcaagtaattcaagtttagatgcttttcaccatacaaaataaaatggatttactcctgctgatcaactgtggatgtgcgccaagcgggtagtccattctctGTTAtgtactgcaatgaatccagaagaaacgcgtagggataatgattttatttctaatttgcaacttttgcctcaaggcacaaatcgctgcgatgcggaacaagtgcaagccagcgatttgttcaTACAGAAAAATTGATTTGACTTtaaatgtggtggcgccatctctgataaAAACAAGCTTAGATTTCTTactatttactcatttttgagttgtcccactttagctcaaaaatgagtgaattttctgaccgtgtactcATTTCTGAGTAGCTTTTACTTATAACGtgtattatttattgaaaaagtgtTAGATGAACTTGGCGTGCATATCCATGTCAATCCACCTAACGGTCACTAGTCAAATCAAAGCTCATCTTGTACTGCCTAACGATTGTAGTACTGCATTTGTTCTAGTATCTTCTTATTCAACCGAAATCAGAtgttgtttgttttgattctgttaAAACTTAATATCACTCCCACGCATtagtagagtccctataattagagtctggcggactgtcactttcgatcggagccaatcgagcatgacgtcatggtgtcctcaccgataaatgctacaccgtgacgtcatgctcgattggctccgatagaaagtgacagtccgccagactctaactagactgactctacgcATTAGGCGCGCGCTAGGGATGCAGTACCCGGTTGCTGTTATCTTATAAAAAATAATCGATATAAGGAGTTGTTTTAACAGTAAAATTGTAGTTTATGTGAAACGTTTGTTGGTAGAGGGATAATGTCCGAGAAGGAAACGAAAATGTGCTCAAAAACGGCCATTCAAGATCTTCCAGACGAGGTAGGTACAAACTGCAGGTTCTTCTGCTTGGGCATACCTAAATGGTTCTTGTTCTATCATCCCCCGCAGATGCTGGAGCAAATCCTTCTGTTCCTAAACCTTGACGATCGCCGCTCGGCGCTCCAAGTGTGCCACCGGTGGTCCACCCTGAAGCCGTTCGATTGGTCCACGGTCCAGCTGGTGGTCGATTTTGCCCGAAACACCGGTCAGGAAGCCAACTACCACCGGACGCTGCTTGCCAGTTCACGCCAGTACCGGCACTTGGTGTTCTATTTTGGGTACGATTCGGAGAAGTACGACCTGTTGGTGGACATTTTGAGACATTTCTGCCGGAAGGTGGAAACGCTGAAGCTCATACCGAACAATTTCGTTCCGGTGAAGCTGGCGCTGTTTGCAGATATTGCAGCACTTTGTTCAAATCTACGCCATCTACACATCGATGCGTGCAACTTCGACTACAGTCGAGGGGAGTTGGAGTTTCATCCGATGGACAAACTGGAGGAACTTTATCTGGAGAATAATCTGCTCAGCTTGATTCCCTCCATGAAGGACATCACGCCGAACATCACGCGGCTGCACATGCAGATCAGCTACTACTCAGAGGAGGCGCGGTTGTTCCTACGTTATTTCAGCTCGCAGTTGGTCGAGCTGGAGATTTGGTTTCTATCGGAGGATTACTTCCTAACGGTATGCGAGATGCAATTTCCTCGGCTAGAAAAACTCAACTTCTACTGCGTCgatttggaaattcttcccggagCATCAGAAGCAGAAGTTGAGCTGATCGACCTGTTCTTCCATCAACTACCGCTCTTGAAGGAAGTGACCCTACGGTGCAACCTAGACGATCGGGTTATCCAGAATCTTTGCCGATCGTGTGTCAACATTCAGTTCCTATGTCTCAGCTTGGATTACTTTCTGCAGGACAGCTTTCGAGCCATCTGTGAGCTAAAAAATCTGCAGCACCTACGAATCGAAGAAGCAGCTGTTAATGTACCCTCAGATTCGTACATACCAACGAAAAGTCTGCAAAAACTCTCCCTTTACTCAACGCGTATCATCCACCAAGACAAGTTCAACACTTTCGTCCAGTGTGCCTTCCCGAGCCTGGCGGTAATGGAAATGCTCCACCTGACATCCCGCACAAACGAAGGCCGCTTCTTCGAGCTGCACGGCACCATTTGCTCCAAGATTCCCTCCCTTCAACGCCTGGTCCTCAGCGAACCGGCGGCCAACATAATCCTCGGCCCGTTCCTGGAATTCTGCGCCACCCACGCCCCCGAGGAGCTCCGCTTCAAGTGCTGGAACATACTGGACGTCTTCCCGGAAGAAGAACTCCCCGAGTCCCAGCGGATCCAGGTACGAAAGCTGATTTTGGACGCTCCGCTGATTTCCCCTTCGGTGCTGCAGAAGCTGATCCGTTCGATGCCGGGACTGCGATGGCTGGAGCTAGCAATGGCCGATTACTGCTCGCCGGAGGTGATTCGATCGCTCAAGGAGCAGTTCCCTCGCTGCTACGTGGTGGCGCGACGAAAGGTGCTAATTGAGGAACCGTTATGACAGTGTTGGGAGCAGTGCAAGGACCGGTCGTTTAGGTAGTAGAGTGTCGTCGTGTGTCAATCTTTTGTACGGAAACGTACGCTTTGAAATATAGAATTATCATTAGAATTTATTGTTACGTTAACATAGTACGTAACTGTCTGGAAACAAAATGTTCCATtccaatttgagaatatttaccATTTATTTACTGTATTCATGAGGAACTAGATTAGTTCTGAGCTCCAGTGAGGATCACACGATTTCTTCAGCTCCACTTAGGCCATAAACCTGGTTTCAATTATAAGGGTAAACTAGCTTTACGAGTTAGGcggaggtgaagaaattggccctaagTGTCGACTTCTATAGGTATAAACATTAAAGAAATGATAGATGCACAACTTAAAACATagtagggtaaatcggggtaatttggctaCCCTAAGCAAAAGTCAACAAAAGATCTAGAAAACAAGGTTGAAACTTCCGCACATCGTATGATCATAATGATTTTGATAATACTAAACTATATTGATGTGAAAATTTTAGTTAAATTGAGTTTACATGTCAaagaaagatttttggaaaaacctGTGTTTTTGGGCCGATTTTGAACCGacggggtaatatgagcacccgatttttgatgaagaattcaTCCCAAATAATGAAACACAAACTTGATATGCGTCATTGTGCATCAAATCCTGTAGTATCAACTTGAAATATATAGAAAATAAATAAGTTTAAAAACTTTctaaggtatttaaacaagaTGAGTCTTATGTGGTGGTTTTGGTCTGCgctcgtcggggtaatttggccaatgtttttgaaaattatttttctaatttaatgTGAACTTCCAGTACATCGTTCTAACGTCTCAATCGCTTCAATATCAAGCCGGTGTTAGATCTGCAAGGTGAATTTGCAGAAATTACTAGAATTTATGTGTTTTTCATGAGGTGCTCAtattgccccattggccaaattaccccgactacccctataCTGCTTTTGCTTCGAATTTTTTCAAACCTAACGGATGTTGTGTAGAGACACCAGAGGCACGTTCCAACAGGCCCCATTCCTGTCCCCCCAGACATCCACTCCCGGTGTAGGAAGGGGGGAGGATACTACACGCTCTTCCTCCCCTCGTCGAGCACGCCCgcaaatagggtcctaaaatgaaaaatattttctcgGTTTTGTTGTATAACACGAAGAAGCATGTTGTTCTGATCTCAATAGTATTTTTTCCGAGCATAAACAATagcagaatagttaataaactaaaaaataattaaatggtAATGGCTAGTATCTACTTCGTACGTACCTGAGAcaggtacgtactgtgcaaaaagatagggcaAGTAATGATTCCACTTCAAAATTAtttgagcggttcgcagatggcaagtaaggaaaagagtgtaacgccagtaacgcttcccgtgcaaatcaaatcaagctgtcacttttccgcgcggaaaaatagtccgtggacaagtgacatttctcctcATACAGATCAGTAACATATACATCAGTAACAactgttgtcaaaattacttgcggaaaaaggataAATTTACTTGAGCGCACTCCTTGGGAACAGGAAACCTAGCTTAAGCAGTTGTTGTTTGTGTTGGACGTCACCATTGTGCGCAGCCACTACCAAATCTGcatcaacatgtctaaagggtctaactcgttttgtaaacaaacattgtttctgtcgctgtagggctcatctcgatccacccacgcatctgggggccgttatcagaaagagcgaagattgatctttctgataacggcccccagatgcgtgggtggatcgagatagaccctacagcgacagaaacaatgtttgtttacaaaacgagttaaaccctttagacatgttaatgcagaaatattttttcgaataatgtgttccactttgaagaatttgcctttagatggtattcgccatacaatatttttgcgattttcttttagcgatttttcgcgcatagaagctagcgccacattggtcgatgcggagagtaggaaaacagccgatgtaccgtgcgagcaccatattatagacagctccatattctgaacagtcggctaacgcaaaatagattttccttttatgaagcatatattaaatcgagagttgaggtgttaattttattaa
This Aedes albopictus strain Foshan unplaced genomic scaffold, AalbF5 HiC_scaffold_643, whole genome shotgun sequence DNA region includes the following protein-coding sequences:
- the LOC109423590 gene encoding uncharacterized protein LOC109423590 yields the protein MSEKETKMCSKTAIQDLPDEMLEQILLFLNLDDRRSALQVCHRWSTLKPFDWSTVQLVVDFARNTGQEANYHRTLLASSRQYRHLVFYFGYDSEKYDLLVDILRHFCRKVETLKLIPNNFVPVKLALFADIAALCSNLRHLHIDACNFDYSRGELEFHPMDKLEELYLENNLLSLIPSMKDITPNITRLHMQISYYSEEARLFLRYFSSQLVELEIWFLSEDYFLTVCEMQFPRLEKLNFYCVDLEILPGASEAEVELIDLFFHQLPLLKEVTLRCNLDDRVIQNLCRSCVNIQFLCLSLDYFLQDSFRAICELKNLQHLRIEEAAVNVPSDSYIPTKSLQKLSLYSTRIIHQDKFNTFVQCAFPSLAVMEMLHLTSRTNEGRFFELHGTICSKIPSLQRLVLSEPAANIILGPFLEFCATHAPEELRFKCWNILDVFPEEELPESQRIQVRKLILDAPLISPSVLQKLIRSMPGLRWLELAMADYCSPEVIRSLKEQFPRCYVVARRKVLIEEPL